Proteins encoded together in one Mycobacterium noviomagense window:
- a CDS encoding IS256 family transposase yields the protein MALDQSALLEVLDALRNADAAGRIKQAAETIYQALIDAELTAVIGAGPYERSEARTNQRNGSRPRTLSTVAGDLELRIPKLRSGSFFPALLERRRRVDQCLFAVVMEAYLHGTSTRKVDDLVKALGADSGISKSEVSRICADLDTEVAAFRDRPLADQRFPYIFLDATYCKARVNHRVVSQAVVIATGVAADGRREVLGFDVGDSEDGAFWTAFLRSLKSRGLSGVQLVISDAHTGLRNAIEAILIGASWQRCRVHFLRNLLAQVPKGSAEMVAAAIRTIFAQPDAEHVREQLDTIATMLGRQFPKVETMLRDAGPDITAFADFPVPHWKKIWSTNPLERLNKEIKRRTDVVGVFPNPAALLRLAGSVLVEAHDEWQVADKRYLSETTLALLNPATKPEQNVATSAALTA from the coding sequence ATGGCCCTGGATCAGTCTGCCTTGCTGGAGGTGTTGGACGCACTACGCAATGCCGATGCCGCTGGCCGGATTAAGCAGGCCGCCGAAACCATTTATCAGGCGTTGATCGACGCCGAACTGACCGCGGTGATCGGCGCTGGCCCCTACGAGCGCAGCGAAGCCCGCACCAACCAGCGCAATGGCTCACGGCCGCGCACGCTTTCCACAGTGGCCGGGGATCTGGAGCTGCGGATCCCCAAGCTCCGCAGCGGATCGTTCTTCCCGGCGCTGCTGGAACGGCGCCGCCGGGTCGATCAGTGCCTGTTCGCGGTGGTCATGGAGGCCTACCTGCACGGCACCTCCACCCGCAAGGTCGACGATCTGGTCAAAGCCTTGGGCGCCGACAGCGGTATCTCCAAATCCGAGGTGTCGCGCATCTGCGCTGATCTGGACACCGAAGTCGCCGCCTTTCGGGATCGGCCGCTGGCCGATCAACGATTCCCGTACATCTTCTTAGACGCCACCTACTGCAAGGCCCGCGTCAACCACCGCGTGGTCTCCCAAGCGGTGGTCATCGCGACCGGGGTCGCCGCCGACGGACGCCGCGAAGTGCTGGGTTTTGATGTCGGCGATTCCGAGGACGGCGCGTTTTGGACGGCGTTTTTGCGCTCGCTGAAATCGCGGGGTCTGTCTGGGGTGCAGTTGGTGATCTCCGATGCCCACACCGGACTGCGCAACGCCATCGAGGCGATCCTGATCGGCGCGAGTTGGCAACGCTGCCGGGTGCATTTCCTGCGCAACCTGTTGGCTCAGGTTCCCAAAGGCTCGGCGGAGATGGTCGCCGCAGCGATCCGCACCATCTTCGCCCAACCCGACGCCGAGCACGTGCGCGAGCAGCTCGACACCATCGCCACCATGCTTGGCCGCCAATTTCCTAAAGTCGAAACGATGCTGCGCGATGCCGGCCCAGACATCACCGCATTCGCCGATTTCCCTGTGCCGCACTGGAAAAAGATCTGGTCGACCAATCCACTCGAGCGCCTCAACAAAGAGATCAAGCGCCGCACCGACGTCGTCGGAGTCTTTCCCAACCCCGCCGCACTGTTGCGGCTCGCCGGCTCGGTGCTCGTCGAGGCCCACGACGAATGGCAGGTCGCCGACAAACGCTACCTCTCCGAAACCACACTCGCCCTGCTCAATCCCGCCACCAAACCCGAGCAGAACGTTGCCACATCGGCAGCCCTCACGGCATAG
- a CDS encoding L,D-transpeptidase, whose translation MRAVVRCVLAVIGVAAMVVAGPADVSLAATNQSYRFAIASVQPTLGQVVGVAHPVVVTFRAPVANRHLAENAIDVRSTPEMTGRFDWLEDNVVQWVPDRFWPAHSTVALSVGGQPTKFKTGPAVIGIADISDHTFTVSIDGVADGAPRRPAPHHRPHWGEEGVMLASMGRPEYPTPVGSYTVLSKERSVIMDSSSVGIPVTNPDGYRIPVEYAVRITRHGLFVHSAPWAINSLGSQNVSHGCISLSPADAEWYFNTVNIGDPVIVEESGIERPHRLPPGSPPR comes from the coding sequence ATGCGGGCCGTAGTTCGGTGTGTTCTTGCGGTGATTGGTGTCGCTGCGATGGTGGTTGCGGGTCCGGCCGACGTAAGCCTTGCGGCGACGAACCAGTCGTATCGGTTCGCCATCGCATCGGTTCAACCGACGCTGGGACAGGTTGTGGGTGTGGCGCACCCCGTGGTCGTGACGTTCCGTGCTCCCGTCGCCAATCGACACCTGGCCGAGAACGCTATTGACGTCAGATCGACGCCCGAGATGACCGGCAGGTTCGACTGGCTCGAAGACAATGTCGTGCAGTGGGTTCCCGACCGGTTCTGGCCCGCACACAGCACTGTGGCGCTTTCGGTAGGCGGGCAGCCCACAAAGTTCAAAACCGGTCCAGCCGTCATCGGTATCGCCGATATCTCCGATCACACATTCACCGTCAGCATCGACGGAGTCGCCGACGGAGCGCCCCGGCGACCCGCGCCGCACCACCGACCTCACTGGGGCGAAGAGGGCGTGATGCTGGCCTCGATGGGCAGGCCGGAATACCCGACGCCCGTTGGCTCCTACACCGTGCTGTCCAAAGAACGCTCGGTGATTATGGATTCGAGCAGCGTCGGCATCCCCGTTACCAATCCCGACGGTTACCGGATCCCGGTGGAGTACGCCGTGCGTATCACCCGCCATGGCTTATTCGTGCATTCAGCTCCGTGGGCTATCAATTCACTCGGCAGTCAGAACGTCAGCCACGGATGCATCAGCCTGAGTCCCGCGGACGCCGAGTGGTATTTCAACACGGTCAACATCGGTGACCCGGTGATCGTCGAGGAATCAGGAATAGAGCGACCACACCGGCTTCCCCCAGGCTCCCCACCTCGTTGA
- the dcd gene encoding dCTP deaminase: MLLSDRDLRAEIDAGRLVIDPFDDSLVQPSSVDVRLDSLFRVFNNTRYTHIDPAQQQDELTSLVEPVDGEPFVLHPGEFVLGSTLEVCTLPEDLAGRLEGKSSLGRLGLLTHSTAGFIDPGFSGHITLELSNVANLPITLWPGMKIGQLCILRLTSPAEHPYGSARVGSKYQGQRGPTPSRYYQNFIEST; encoded by the coding sequence GTGCTGCTCTCCGATCGTGATCTTAGGGCCGAAATCGATGCCGGGCGGCTGGTCATCGACCCGTTCGACGATTCCCTGGTGCAGCCGTCCAGTGTCGACGTCCGCCTCGACAGCCTGTTTCGGGTATTCAACAACACCCGCTACACCCACATCGACCCCGCCCAGCAGCAAGACGAGCTCACCAGCCTGGTGGAGCCGGTCGACGGTGAACCGTTCGTGCTGCACCCCGGAGAGTTCGTACTGGGATCCACGCTTGAGGTTTGCACGCTGCCCGAAGACCTTGCCGGCCGGTTGGAAGGCAAATCCTCGCTGGGCCGACTGGGCCTGTTGACCCACTCGACGGCGGGTTTCATCGACCCGGGCTTCAGCGGACACATCACGCTGGAGCTCTCCAACGTCGCCAACCTGCCGATCACCCTGTGGCCGGGCATGAAGATCGGTCAGCTGTGCATCCTGCGGTTGACCAGTCCGGCCGAGCACCCCTACGGCAGCGCTCGGGTTGGCTCGAAATACCAGGGCCAGCGGGGCCCGACGCCGTCGCGCTACTACCAAAACTTCATCGAGTCCACATAA
- a CDS encoding BTAD domain-containing putative transcriptional regulator, with translation MELGVLGPLQVRQDGTPVMIPGAKPRAILTMLGLHSGSVVSADALVELLWGDDPPRTAAKALQTHISSLRRTLGDGVVVTEGAGWTLAGTEVDASRYKLAAKMGRDAAAAGDTGTAVARFDEALTLWRGTPELPDSRRGVSERTRWSEGHAALVEDRADALLATGRAAEIVGELEAAVTEAPLRERRWGQLMLALYRAGRQGEALGAYQRARSLLADELGVDPGPELRRLQAAIVAQDAKLDMPVAQQVSTVTRAVTFLLTDIEGSTAAWEAEADAMAAALARHDELVEQVVTSRGGRLIKTRGEGDATFSVFDRPSAAAAAAIELQDAITHEPWALRDPMRIRVALHTGEVELRDGDYFGRAVNRAARLRSLAAGGQILCSGATAELVIDSLPDDVVLADLGMRQLRNLARPEHVFELRLETEDAPKPQTSEAPVERPALPAVLVGAGPFVGRVRELERLLSAWQTALARGAQAVLIAGEPGVGKTRLAGEWSRHAYEQGAVVLYGRCDEDLGAPYQPFAEALRSLVPSLGANRLRGLRGVEALLPLVPGLTDVLPDLSAPPRADPDTERYALFDAVVALLEIASASAPVVLILDDLHWAAKPTLLLLRHLLRFGEHASVQIVGTYRSTDLDRSHPLAAMLADLHRDGTDNRISLGGLDEDDVTAYVAEAGYDDEELARALASVTGGNPFFLIEALRHVDESGGVWDPSTLPQGVREAVSRRLSRLPAETNKALAAAAVVGSRFAVDLVERVVGEDLVDAFDEACKAGIVIEEPGGRYRFNHAIVRQSLLAELASVRRMRLHQRIATTLENEPGADDELLAELAYHYFECAWAGNAAKAVEYCRRAADQAMARLAYEGAADLYDRAVHALEELDEELPDREDQQAELLVARCEALLAAGDVVSAAGAVSQLQSATVDSARLAAWATCFDGQLSMLVHPERLDEVEAALGVAANKLAELDDAAGEAKAHTVRAGCLARLGRIADCEIALDNALTAARRARDHRRVNAVLAGAPLAALWGPNPVPRAGGRCLDVVRLLRITTDSPAVEATSTRCQAVLEAFRGRATAARRMIDSARRTVTELGLRHALLEVEQFAGIVELVGDDPAAAERHLRQAYNGFRRMGLEADTAETAALLGRTCLALDRDTAADELCSESERLAGHALKAAIAWRTLRALLLSRRGEHGEARRVAEAAVALAERTDLLVDHGDACLALATVWEAAGDTAAARAAAERAADLYEQKGAAALAERARQVLDKHVPPTAPAPPEPLAVELETAAVRAGERVMAAIDREAWDEFEGLFAPDGSVESRRKIVGFGQGEFRSDEVMRQTRRDLETGAMRVDRVAIAARGERLALQRVVVSTPDVSAGAPRDEFLQLYGIDDEGRIAQQVWFDVEDIDAAMAELDAMHARFESQRPPAERVELDNACVRAGERLLAAVERRDFDQIEQMFSNQPVVESRRKIVGFTQSDLPSADWVRANRRNLEAGTMRLRQVVIAVRGERLALSRLRVDSSDASPGAPYDEFLSLYGIDEDGRFALQVWFDLEDIDAAIAELDARYLAGEAAPYAKTWSVIAGGYTALNRREIPVTTPDFASIDHRRGTAFAPGELIEYLRAGWDLGQDVKPYIEAVHRLSELGAVITHAAYWTSSEGFNGEWREVHFCTTDGEAFNRSELFDEADLDTAIAKFDQLSRLENACARVVREIDGAAHRENWEEIEQYLAPEIVLESRRRIVGFPRAVVTPSQWVRDVVRSAREMGGVRHRHIVVAVRGERLALTRLEIGTADAGAGAPEDKMLQLCGLDEEGRMALHVWFDVAHMEAAIAELDAVHGRSDEQQPKARRLENPASRLYERFKVSFAARNWPAITDMIAENLRKEDRRRVVNAGAWQGRDALIAELRAIADVGIEHLTSDVIAIRGAHLVLSRVRASTGDFQMEYLDILQVDADERLVAHLVFDVDDVDAAIAELDARYLAGEAAAHAQTWSLVAGAYSAINRHELASTTPDFVNVDHRRAAAYAPGDLIAYVRAGWDLGQDINTYIEAVHRLDNLGAVVTHAAHGSSSDGFNAEWRGVQILTVQAGAISRSELFDEANIDAALARFEELGPQAHRLENAAIRVLERYFARFAARDWDVMAKTLTDDFVTDDRRRVVNAGVRRGRDAEITNMRSFAEIGILNIAPTAIATRAERLVLCRHCVSFGDWAEPSSDVTGVVQVNADNQISAHVMFDADDLEAAVAELDSRYLAGEAAAHAHAWSVIAEAYAAFNRREHPTTTPDWVNIDHRRAAAFAPGDMIAYIRAAWDDSPDTKIYIEAVHRLSNVGAVVTHVANGISQVGFDAEWRDVLLLTVQDDAINRCELFDEADLDAALATFDQLSRSTPRLENAASRVAARFTAYYTAGDWQAMADVLAENYSSDDRRRVVGSGVRHGRDAHLADMRARAEIWPDRMSTVVATRGERLALIRIGLSSRDQGHEAFFTEVLIIDEINADERLVAGVAFDHDDFDSAIAELDARYLAGDAAPYARTWSVIMHAIAAGNRNELPPATPDWVTIDHRRGRAFDPGELSVYIRATWDIVPNTNVYAESVHRLSNLGAVVTTAVHGTSRDGFDADWREVSVVMVDGNHYSRCEMFDEADLDAAIAQFDELSQPARRLENAASQADQRS, from the coding sequence GTGGAGCTGGGGGTTTTGGGACCTCTCCAGGTCCGGCAAGACGGCACTCCCGTCATGATCCCGGGCGCCAAACCCCGCGCCATTCTCACGATGCTCGGGCTGCACAGCGGCTCGGTCGTATCGGCCGACGCGCTCGTCGAACTGCTCTGGGGCGACGATCCGCCGCGCACCGCCGCCAAGGCGCTACAGACCCACATCTCCTCGCTGCGTCGCACACTGGGCGACGGTGTCGTCGTCACCGAGGGAGCGGGCTGGACCCTGGCCGGGACAGAAGTCGACGCCTCGCGATACAAGCTGGCCGCCAAGATGGGCCGCGACGCCGCGGCCGCCGGTGACACCGGCACCGCGGTGGCGAGATTCGACGAGGCGCTGACTCTGTGGCGCGGCACCCCTGAGCTGCCCGATTCCCGGCGCGGAGTCTCCGAAAGGACGCGCTGGAGCGAAGGCCACGCCGCGTTGGTCGAGGATCGCGCCGATGCACTGCTGGCGACGGGTCGCGCGGCCGAGATCGTCGGCGAACTCGAGGCAGCGGTCACCGAGGCGCCGCTTCGCGAAAGGCGTTGGGGACAACTGATGCTCGCGCTCTACCGCGCTGGCCGGCAGGGCGAAGCCCTGGGCGCGTATCAGCGAGCACGCTCGCTGCTGGCCGATGAGCTAGGTGTCGACCCGGGACCTGAGCTTCGGCGGCTCCAAGCAGCAATCGTTGCACAAGACGCCAAGTTAGACATGCCTGTGGCGCAACAGGTTTCGACGGTGACGCGCGCAGTAACGTTCCTGCTCACCGACATCGAGGGGTCGACTGCCGCCTGGGAAGCGGAAGCCGACGCGATGGCGGCGGCGCTCGCGCGCCACGACGAGCTCGTCGAACAAGTCGTCACCTCCCGCGGTGGACGGCTGATCAAGACCCGCGGCGAGGGCGATGCGACGTTCTCGGTTTTCGATCGACCGTCTGCCGCGGCCGCCGCCGCCATCGAGCTGCAAGACGCGATCACCCACGAGCCGTGGGCCTTAAGGGATCCCATGCGCATCCGGGTGGCACTGCACACCGGCGAGGTCGAGCTGCGCGACGGCGACTACTTCGGCCGGGCGGTCAATCGCGCCGCGCGGCTGCGGTCGCTCGCTGCGGGCGGCCAGATCCTGTGCTCGGGTGCCACCGCCGAGCTCGTGATCGACTCACTGCCCGATGACGTCGTGCTCGCCGACTTGGGCATGCGCCAGCTGCGCAACCTCGCGCGCCCGGAACACGTCTTCGAACTTCGCCTGGAAACCGAAGACGCGCCCAAACCGCAGACAAGCGAGGCGCCGGTCGAGCGGCCTGCTCTGCCAGCGGTACTCGTCGGTGCCGGCCCGTTCGTCGGTCGGGTCCGCGAGCTTGAACGGCTGCTATCCGCGTGGCAGACCGCGCTCGCGCGCGGCGCGCAAGCGGTACTGATCGCCGGCGAACCGGGTGTCGGCAAGACGCGCCTGGCCGGCGAATGGTCCAGGCACGCCTACGAGCAAGGAGCGGTCGTGCTGTACGGCCGCTGCGACGAGGATCTCGGCGCGCCCTATCAGCCGTTCGCGGAAGCGTTGCGTTCCCTTGTGCCGTCCCTTGGCGCCAACCGGCTGCGAGGACTGCGCGGTGTCGAAGCGTTACTTCCGCTGGTTCCCGGGCTGACCGATGTCCTCCCCGACCTCTCAGCACCGCCTCGCGCCGATCCCGACACGGAACGCTATGCACTGTTCGACGCCGTCGTCGCGCTGCTGGAAATCGCTTCTGCGAGCGCGCCGGTCGTCCTGATACTCGACGACCTGCACTGGGCCGCTAAACCCACGCTGTTGCTGTTGCGGCACCTGCTGCGCTTCGGCGAGCACGCCTCCGTCCAGATCGTGGGCACCTACCGCAGCACCGACCTCGACCGCTCCCACCCTCTGGCCGCGATGCTCGCCGATCTGCACCGCGACGGCACCGACAACCGCATCAGCCTCGGCGGTCTCGACGAGGACGACGTGACCGCGTACGTCGCTGAGGCCGGCTACGACGACGAAGAACTCGCCCGGGCATTGGCGTCCGTCACGGGTGGCAATCCGTTCTTCCTCATCGAGGCGCTGCGCCACGTCGACGAGAGCGGCGGGGTTTGGGATCCCAGTACCCTGCCCCAGGGTGTGCGAGAAGCCGTGAGCCGCCGGCTTTCTCGACTTCCAGCAGAGACGAACAAAGCCCTTGCCGCAGCCGCGGTCGTGGGCAGCCGGTTTGCGGTGGACCTCGTCGAGCGTGTGGTAGGCGAGGACCTGGTCGACGCATTCGACGAGGCGTGCAAGGCCGGCATCGTCATCGAAGAACCCGGCGGTCGCTACCGGTTCAACCACGCCATCGTCCGCCAGTCGCTGCTCGCCGAGCTGGCATCCGTACGGCGCATGCGACTGCACCAGCGCATCGCCACAACATTGGAGAACGAGCCCGGCGCCGACGACGAGCTGCTGGCTGAGCTGGCTTATCACTACTTCGAATGTGCGTGGGCAGGCAACGCGGCCAAGGCCGTCGAGTATTGCCGCCGTGCGGCAGATCAGGCGATGGCACGGCTCGCCTACGAAGGTGCTGCCGACCTCTACGACCGCGCCGTGCATGCGCTGGAGGAGCTTGACGAGGAGCTGCCCGACCGCGAAGACCAGCAGGCCGAACTACTGGTCGCGCGCTGCGAAGCACTGCTGGCCGCAGGTGACGTGGTATCGGCGGCGGGCGCTGTCTCACAATTGCAGTCCGCGACAGTCGATTCGGCGCGATTGGCGGCCTGGGCGACGTGCTTCGACGGCCAGCTCTCGATGCTGGTCCATCCCGAGCGATTGGATGAGGTCGAGGCCGCGTTGGGGGTGGCCGCCAACAAGCTGGCCGAATTAGACGACGCCGCAGGCGAAGCCAAGGCGCACACTGTGCGGGCGGGATGCCTGGCCCGCCTCGGGCGAATCGCCGACTGCGAAATCGCGTTGGACAACGCTCTTACTGCGGCGCGACGTGCACGTGATCACCGGCGGGTGAATGCGGTTCTGGCGGGCGCGCCGCTGGCGGCGCTGTGGGGTCCGAATCCTGTTCCGCGCGCGGGCGGGCGGTGTCTTGACGTTGTGCGGCTGCTGCGGATCACGACGGACTCGCCTGCAGTGGAGGCGACTTCGACGCGATGCCAAGCGGTGTTGGAGGCCTTCCGCGGCCGGGCAACCGCGGCCCGACGGATGATCGACTCGGCGCGGCGCACCGTCACCGAACTCGGCCTGCGCCATGCGCTGCTTGAGGTTGAGCAGTTTGCGGGCATTGTCGAGCTGGTTGGCGACGATCCTGCTGCCGCGGAGCGACATCTTCGCCAGGCCTACAACGGTTTTCGCCGCATGGGTCTTGAGGCGGATACCGCCGAGACCGCTGCGCTGCTGGGTCGCACGTGTCTGGCGCTCGACCGCGATACCGCGGCCGACGAATTGTGTTCGGAGAGTGAGCGGCTCGCTGGCCATGCGTTGAAGGCTGCGATTGCCTGGCGCACCCTTCGGGCGCTTCTGCTTTCGCGGCGAGGCGAGCACGGCGAGGCGAGGCGGGTTGCTGAGGCCGCCGTCGCGCTGGCCGAGCGGACGGACCTCTTGGTCGACCACGGCGACGCGTGTCTAGCGTTGGCGACAGTGTGGGAAGCTGCCGGAGACACCGCCGCGGCGCGGGCCGCCGCTGAGCGAGCGGCGGATCTGTACGAACAGAAAGGCGCTGCGGCACTTGCCGAAAGGGCGCGGCAAGTTCTCGACAAGCACGTCCCGCCGACGGCTCCGGCGCCGCCTGAACCGCTGGCTGTCGAGCTGGAAACCGCGGCCGTACGAGCGGGCGAGCGCGTGATGGCCGCTATTGACCGCGAGGCATGGGACGAGTTCGAGGGGCTTTTCGCACCCGATGGCTCCGTTGAGAGTCGCCGAAAGATTGTCGGCTTTGGGCAGGGCGAGTTTCGCTCGGACGAGGTGATGCGTCAGACGAGGCGCGATCTCGAGACGGGTGCCATGCGCGTCGACCGCGTCGCTATCGCCGCGCGCGGTGAGCGCCTAGCTCTTCAACGAGTGGTGGTTAGCACTCCCGACGTGAGCGCTGGGGCGCCGCGCGACGAATTTCTCCAGCTATACGGCATCGACGACGAAGGTCGAATCGCACAACAGGTCTGGTTCGACGTCGAAGACATCGACGCCGCTATGGCCGAGCTCGACGCGATGCACGCCCGATTCGAGTCGCAACGTCCGCCGGCTGAGCGGGTCGAGCTGGACAACGCGTGCGTGCGGGCGGGTGAACGGCTGTTAGCTGCCGTTGAACGCCGAGACTTCGACCAAATCGAGCAAATGTTTTCAAACCAGCCAGTCGTCGAGAGTCGCCGGAAGATAGTCGGATTCACGCAAAGCGACTTGCCTTCGGCCGACTGGGTGCGGGCGAACAGGCGCAATCTCGAGGCCGGCACCATGCGGCTCAGGCAAGTCGTTATCGCCGTGCGAGGCGAGCGCCTGGCCCTATCTCGACTAAGGGTTGACAGCTCCGACGCAAGCCCCGGAGCACCGTATGACGAATTTCTTTCTCTATACGGCATCGACGAGGACGGCCGATTCGCACTTCAGGTGTGGTTCGACCTCGAAGACATCGACGCCGCAATCGCCGAACTCGACGCTCGCTACCTCGCCGGCGAGGCGGCACCGTACGCGAAGACGTGGTCGGTGATCGCTGGCGGCTACACTGCCCTTAACCGACGCGAAATTCCAGTGACGACACCGGACTTTGCGAGCATCGATCATCGCCGCGGCACAGCGTTTGCTCCCGGCGAGCTGATCGAATACCTACGCGCCGGGTGGGACCTCGGGCAAGACGTCAAGCCTTACATCGAGGCTGTGCATCGGCTTAGTGAACTCGGAGCGGTCATCACTCACGCGGCGTATTGGACCTCGAGCGAGGGTTTCAACGGGGAATGGCGAGAAGTCCACTTTTGCACGACTGATGGTGAGGCGTTCAACCGCTCGGAGCTTTTCGACGAGGCAGACCTAGACACCGCAATCGCGAAATTCGATCAGCTCAGCCGGCTCGAGAATGCATGCGCGCGAGTTGTCCGAGAAATCGACGGCGCGGCCCATCGGGAGAACTGGGAAGAGATTGAGCAGTATTTGGCACCCGAAATCGTACTCGAGAGTCGCCGCAGAATCGTCGGCTTCCCGCGCGCGGTCGTTACGCCTAGCCAATGGGTCAGGGACGTGGTGAGGAGTGCGCGTGAGATGGGCGGCGTGCGACACCGCCACATCGTTGTCGCTGTGCGCGGTGAGCGTCTGGCTCTTACGCGGCTGGAGATTGGCACTGCAGACGCGGGCGCCGGGGCGCCGGAAGACAAAATGTTGCAGCTTTGCGGTCTCGACGAGGAAGGTCGCATGGCGCTACACGTGTGGTTCGACGTCGCACACATGGAAGCCGCGATCGCCGAACTCGATGCCGTGCACGGCCGTTCCGACGAGCAGCAGCCGAAGGCACGGCGGCTCGAAAACCCGGCAAGCCGACTGTACGAGCGATTCAAGGTGTCCTTCGCGGCACGCAACTGGCCTGCGATAACCGACATGATCGCCGAGAACCTTCGCAAAGAGGACCGTCGCCGGGTAGTCAATGCGGGTGCCTGGCAAGGCCGCGATGCCCTGATCGCTGAACTGAGGGCGATCGCCGACGTGGGAATTGAGCACCTGACTTCAGATGTCATTGCGATCCGCGGCGCACACCTCGTCCTCAGTCGTGTTCGGGCCTCGACTGGTGATTTCCAAATGGAATACCTTGACATCCTCCAGGTCGACGCCGACGAACGCTTGGTAGCACACCTCGTGTTCGACGTGGACGACGTCGACGCCGCGATCGCCGAGCTTGACGCGCGCTATCTTGCCGGCGAAGCGGCCGCCCACGCGCAAACGTGGTCGCTCGTCGCCGGTGCCTACTCAGCAATCAACCGCCACGAACTCGCCTCAACCACTCCGGACTTCGTGAATGTCGACCACCGCCGGGCGGCAGCGTACGCGCCCGGTGACCTGATTGCATATGTCCGCGCCGGGTGGGACCTCGGGCAAGACATCAACACCTACATCGAGGCAGTGCACCGGCTGGACAACCTCGGAGCTGTCGTAACCCATGCTGCGCATGGGAGTTCATCAGATGGCTTCAACGCCGAATGGCGAGGAGTTCAGATATTGACGGTCCAAGCCGGCGCAATCAGTCGTTCCGAGCTGTTCGACGAGGCAAACATCGACGCCGCGCTTGCACGCTTTGAGGAGCTGGGCCCGCAGGCGCACCGTCTCGAAAACGCGGCAATCAGAGTGCTTGAGCGCTACTTCGCGCGCTTTGCGGCCCGCGACTGGGACGTCATGGCCAAGACGCTAACCGACGACTTTGTGACGGACGATCGTCGACGGGTCGTGAACGCGGGGGTCAGGCGTGGGCGGGATGCCGAAATCACGAACATGCGGTCTTTCGCCGAGATTGGAATCCTAAACATCGCGCCTACCGCCATTGCGACCCGTGCGGAGCGCCTCGTCCTCTGTCGCCACTGTGTGTCTTTCGGCGACTGGGCCGAGCCTTCCAGTGACGTCACCGGCGTTGTCCAGGTCAACGCCGACAACCAGATCTCGGCCCACGTCATGTTCGACGCCGACGACCTCGAAGCTGCGGTCGCCGAACTCGACTCGCGCTACCTCGCCGGCGAAGCTGCCGCCCATGCGCATGCGTGGTCGGTGATTGCCGAAGCGTATGCCGCGTTCAACCGGCGCGAGCACCCGACGACAACGCCGGACTGGGTGAACATTGACCATCGTCGCGCAGCAGCTTTCGCCCCCGGCGACATGATCGCGTACATCCGAGCCGCCTGGGACGACTCGCCTGACACCAAGATCTACATCGAGGCTGTGCATCGGCTCAGCAACGTTGGCGCAGTCGTCACCCATGTAGCGAATGGGATCTCACAAGTTGGTTTCGACGCGGAGTGGCGGGATGTTTTGCTTCTCACCGTCCAAGACGACGCGATCAATCGCTGCGAACTCTTCGATGAGGCTGACCTCGACGCCGCGCTCGCGACGTTCGATCAGCTCAGCAGGTCTACACCGCGATTGGAAAACGCGGCAAGCCGAGTGGCCGCCCGCTTCACGGCGTACTACACGGCGGGCGACTGGCAGGCCATGGCAGATGTATTGGCCGAAAACTATTCGAGTGACGATCGCCGTCGCGTGGTCGGCTCCGGAGTTCGACATGGTCGAGACGCCCACCTAGCAGATATGCGGGCGCGCGCGGAGATTTGGCCAGACCGTATGTCGACCGTCGTGGCGACCCGCGGTGAGCGCCTTGCCCTCATTCGGATCGGTCTCTCAAGCCGCGATCAGGGACACGAGGCGTTCTTCACAGAGGTACTCATCATCGATGAGATCAACGCCGACGAGCGACTAGTGGCCGGCGTCGCGTTCGACCACGACGACTTCGACTCCGCCATAGCGGAACTCGACGCCCGCTATCTCGCCGGCGATGCAGCGCCGTACGCGCGCACGTGGTCGGTCATCATGCACGCCATTGCTGCGGGCAATCGCAACGAGCTTCCTCCGGCGACGCCAGACTGGGTGACCATCGATCACCGGCGAGGGAGAGCGTTCGACCCGGGCGAACTCTCGGTGTACATTCGCGCCACTTGGGACATCGTCCCGAACACCAATGTTTACGCCGAGTCCGTTCACCGGCTGAGCAATCTCGGAGCCGTCGTAACGACTGCTGTGCACGGAACTTCGCGAGACGGCTTTGACGCCGATTGGCGGGAAGTCTCCGTGGTGATGGTTGACGGAAATCACTACAGCCGCTGCGAGATGTTCGATGAGGCCGACCTCGACGCCGCAATCGCGCAGTTCGACGAACTCAGCCAACCGGCACGGAGGCTCGAAAATGCAGCGAGCCAAGCGGACCAGAGGTCATGA